A section of the Engraulis encrasicolus isolate BLACKSEA-1 chromosome 8, IST_EnEncr_1.0, whole genome shotgun sequence genome encodes:
- the LOC134454809 gene encoding putative N-acetylated-alpha-linked acidic dipeptidase: MVFASWDAEEFGMLGSTEWAEENAKVLQERAVAYINADSAIEGMYTLRVDCTPSLYTLVYDITKKISSPEQGEEGTSLYDSWHKRDNWTNDRDAPRISKLGSGSDFEPFFIRLGIAAGRAKYIKNKKTERYSNYPLYHSVYETFELVGGAYDPSFRRLQAVARVRAGLIFRLANDRLLPLDCEEYAAALKKYATSIRDLAHTHADMAQYNVSFDPLFSAVENFTTAAREFHLRLRSLDTSNELALRMANDQLMYLERAFVDPLGLPGQPFYRHVIFAPSSPEESSFPGVYDALYSLKREVHPAEAWREVKRQLSIATFTVQAAAMTLTPP; the protein is encoded by the exons ATGGTGTTTGCCAGTTGGGACGCTGAAGAGTTCGGAATGTTGGGATCCACAGAGTgggcagag GAAAATGCCAAAGTTCTACAGGAGAGAGCCGTGGCATACATCAACGCTGACTCTGCTATagagg gtatgtacaCGTTGAGGGTTGACtgcaccccctctctctacacccTGGTCTATGACATCACCAAGAAG atctccAGTccagagcagggagaggagggcaCGTCTCTGTATGACAGCTGGCACAAACGAGACAACTGGACCAACGACAGAGATGCTCCCAG gatcagTAAGCTGGGGTCAGGAAGTGACTTTGAGCCGTTCTTCATCCGACTGGGCATCGCAGCAGGACGAGCCAAATACATCAAgaacaag aAGACAGAGCGTTACAGCAACTACCCGCTGTACCACAGTGTTTACGAGACGTTTGAGCTGGTGGGCGGGGCCTATGACCCCTCCTTCCGCAGGCTACAGGCTGTCGCTCGCGTCAGGGCGGGGCTTATCTTCCGATTGGCCAATGACAGACTCCTCCCCCTGGACTGTGAGGAGTACGCAGCTGCCCTGAAGAAATACGCCACCAGCATACGagacctggcacacacacacgccgatatGGCACAGTACAACGTCAGCTTTG atCCCCTCTTCTCTGCCGTTGAGAACTTCACTACAGCAGCACGAGAATTCCACCTGCGTCTCAGAAGCCTGGACACcagcaa tGAGCTAGCTCTGCGTATGGCTAACGACCAGCTGATGTATCTGGAGAGAGCGTTTGTGGATCCACTGGGCTTACCGGGCCAACCCTtctacag gcatGTGATCTTCGCCCCCAGTAGTCCTGAAGAGTCGTCGTTTCCTGGTGTGTATGATGCCCTCTACAGTCTGAAGAGGGAAGTGCACCCTGCGGAGGCCTGGAGGGAAGTGAAGAGACAACTCAGCATCGCAACCTTCACTGTACAGGCAGCTGCTATGACTCTCacaccaccatga